One genomic window of Lepeophtheirus salmonis chromosome 5, UVic_Lsal_1.4, whole genome shotgun sequence includes the following:
- the LOC121117666 gene encoding disks large 1 tumor suppressor protein produces the protein MPVCKAEAHRALELLEDYYSRLDETKEKELKAAIERVIKIFKSRLFQALLDIQEFYELTLMDEDKSNSLKASEALDMAQRWEVRKGPFGYEDKTCEVGGSSVDPQHHVLMKEVFAKKNLLESMFEYEEICLDRGTSGLGFSIAGGIDNPHVRNDTSIFITKLIPGGAAAVDKRLHVNDIILKVNDVNVVNVSHSVAVEALKRAGNRVILQVKRQRPEAERLHNGGDHLEVELFKGNKGLGFTIAGGIGNQHIPGDNGIYVTKIMEGGAAHYDSRISVGDRLVAVKNLPDGDFYLENCTHEEAVTALKKCRDKVSLIVAKTDTPYPSSPTLGEMNPLPTPFIGVGRNEEEEAILPQVTPRNVTLMKGPAGLGFNIVGGEDGEGIFVSFILSGGSADVSRAVRRGDKIISVNGVDLSNATHEEAAVALKNAGNTVHLTLCYRPDEYEKFEAKIHSLKNHIMSGSMLRMSEKRSLFVRSLFDYDPGADEGVPGKGLHFSFGDILYVTNASDEDWWQAKRIDANGKELELGIIPSKSRWEKKMKSRDRNVHWSSKSKVNSKRPSINKRLPFMKSREEDSDGGGDSGSLASTTDNKDPEEPQVTSYELVQQIEIEYTRPVIVLGPLKDRINDDLISEYPDQFGSCVPHTTRPKRDFEMDGRDYHFVHSRESMEADIQNHKFIEAGQYNDNLYGTSVASVKEVAEKRKHCILDVSGNAIKRLQAARLYPIAIFVKPKDPAFIMNVNRISEEQADKSFNRASRLENDFLEYFTSIVQGNSYEEIYEKVKVVIQTHSKNCIWVPANEMF, from the coding sequence ATGCCTGTGTGTAAAGCGGAAGCGCACCGTGCTCTGGAACTCCTTGAAGACTATTACTCCCGCTTGGACGAGACAAAGGAAAAGGAGTTGAAGGCGGCCATCGAGCGGGTGATCAAGATCTTCAAGTCGCGTCTGTTCCAGGCCCTGCTGGACATTCAGGAGTTTTATGAGCTGACGCTCATGGATGAGGACAAGTCCAACTCTCTGAAAGCCTCTGAAGCCTTAGACATGGCGCAGCGGTGGGAAGTGCGGAAAGGGCCCTTTGGATATGAGGACAAGACTTGTGAAGTGGGTGGCTCGAGTGTGGATCCTCAGCACCATGTCCTCATGAAGGAAGTCTTTGCCAAAAAGAACCTTTTGGAGTCCATGTTCGAGTATGAAGAGATTTGTTTGGACAGAGGCACCTCTGGCTTGGGCTTCAGCATCGCTGGAGGCATCGACAACCCTCACGTGCGAAATGATACGTCAATTTTTATTACGAAACTAATTCCAGGAGGAGCTGCTGCGGTGGATAAGCGCCTTCATGTGAACGATATAATTCTGAAAGTGAACGATGTGAATGTGGTGAATGTGTCTCACAGTGTGGCTGTTGAAGCCCTCAAGCGAGCTGGAAATCGCGTTATTTTACAAGTGAAACGCCAGCGTCCCGAGGCTGAGCGTCTACATAATGGAGGGGATCATCTGGAAGTCGAGCTCTTTAAGGGAAATAAAGGGCTAGGGTTCACAATTGCCGGAGGAATCGGGAATCAACATATCCCTGGCGATAATGGTATTTACGTTACCAAAATTATGGAAGGAGGAGCGGCTCATTATGATAGCCGGATCTCAGTAGGGGATAGACTAGTTGCAGTTAAAAATCTTCCGGACGgagatttttatttagaaaattgtaCCCATGAAGAAGCAGTAACAGCACTTAAAAAGTGTAGAGACAAAGTATCTTTGATTGTAGCAAAAACAGATACTCCCTATCCATCGTCTCCCACTCTAGGAGAAATGAACCCTCTACCCACACCCTTCATTGGTGTTGGAAGGAATGAAGAGGAAGAAGCCATTTTACCTCAAGTAACTCCTCGTAATGTTACTTTAATGAAGGGCCCTGCTGGGTTAGGCTTTAATATTGTTGGAGGAGAAGACGGGGAAGGGATTTTTGTCTCCTTTATTTTATCTGGGGGCTCCGCTGATGTAAGCCGTGCTGTGCGAAGAGGTGATAAAATTATTTCCGTCAATGGAGTCGATTTGTCTAATGCTACTCACGAAGAGGCTGCTGTAGCCTTAAAAAATGCTGGGAATACTGTGCATTTGACACTTTGCTATCGTCcagatgaatatgaaaaatttgaagCCAAGATACATTCCCTTAAAAATCACATTATGTCTGGTAGTATGTTAAGAATGTCTGAAAAACGTAGTTTATTTGTTAGATCCCTATTTGACTATGACCCTGGAGCTGATGAAGGTGTTCCAGGAAAAGGTCTTCACTTTAGTTTTGGAGATATACTTTACGTAACAAACGCCTCAGACGAGGATTGGTGGCAAGCTAAACGAATAGATGCTAATGGTAAAGAACTTGAATTAGGTATAATTCCTAGCAAATCTCGAtgggagaagaaaatgaaatcaCGGGATAGGAATGTGCATTGGAGTTCTAAATCTAAAGTGAACTCCAAAAGGCCATCGATCAACAAAAGATTGCCATTTATGAAAAGTAGAGAAGAAGATAGCGATGGCGGTGGAGATAGTGGAAGTTTGGCAAGTACAACGGATAATAAGGATCCTGAAGAGCCTCAAGTTACCTCCTATGAACTGGTTCAACAAATAGAGATTGAATATACAAGACCTGTTATTGTTCTTGGTCCGTTGAAGGACCGTATAAATGAcgatttaatttctgagtatcCTGATCAGTTTGGTTCATGTGTTCCTCACACTACCCGCCCTAAAAGGGACTTTGAAATGGATGGTCGGGATTATCACTTTGTTCATTCTCGAGAGTCCATGGAAGCTGATATTCAGAATCATAAATTTATCGAGGCGGGGCAGTACAATGATAATTTGTACGGAACCTCTGTCGCTTCTGTCAAAGAAGTCGCTGAGAAACGGAAACATTGTATCCTGGACGTGAGTGGAAATGCCATCAAGCGTCTACAAGCAGCTCGTCTATATCCCATTGCCATATTTGTCAAACCCAAGGATCCCGCCTTCATAATGAATGTCAATAGGATATCTGAAGAACAGGCAGACAAGAGTTTCAATAGAGCTTCCCGCTTAGAAAACGATTTCTTAGAATATTTCACATCCATAGTTCAAGGTAATAGTTACGAAGAGATCTATGAAAAAGTTAAAGTTGTTATTCAAACACATTCCAAAAATTGCATATGGGTTCCGGCTAATGAAATGTTCTAA
- the metro gene encoding MAGUK p55 subfamily member 7 isoform X2, with protein sequence MTGAHTNWTPDPAVGHLLHTLRRFRRLSDADEEEEFLESILQCRELNALVKAHNVILFCNQEQCPVVSNGCQIAGDVMEDIRPYALMIEECRELYGLLTTPHVKNLLLSHDTIAQRDYLPKLCNVPYEVDEDEDTIKMVQLIKSNDPLGDQKSTEPIVGATIKAEEATGRILIARVMHGGAADRSGLISVGDEIIEVNGINVEGKSPNDVLRILQMAQNTITFKLIPNENRQMCRESRIRLRALFDYDPSDDKYIPCKEAGLPFVKGEIIHIVSQDDPYWWQARKEQDRNMRAGLIPSRALQERRIVQERNEISKEDQENEEFDKDEIATYEEVARLFPRPGSYRPIVLIGPPGVGRNELKRRIIALDPDRHKATVPHTSRPKKPGEVHGTDYYFTTRDQMQVDINLGKFIEHGEYRGNLYGTSTDGIRDLIHAGIQPIICPHYQALKMLRTAELKPFIIYIEAPPFERLKETRHQAYARSTFDETSSRAFTDEEFVTMIRLGQKVESHYGHWIDLTIVNEDLNEAFEQLVKAIRRLDQDAHWVPVSWVQ encoded by the exons ATGACTGGAGCTCATACAAACTGGACTCCTGATCCCGCCGTGGGTCACTTGCTCCACACACTTCGCCGGTTCAGGAGATTGTCGGATGCAGATGAAGAAGAGGAATTCCTTGAGAGTATTCTTCAATGTCGAGAGCTAAATGCTCTCGTAAAGGCTCACAACGTCATACTTTTTTGCAATCAGGAGCAATGTCCAGTCGTTTCCAACGGCTGTCAAATTGCTGGAGATGTGATGGAGGATATTCGTCCCTATGCTCTAATGATTGAAGAATGTCGTGAGCTCTATGGGCTCTTGACTACACCCCATGTCAAA AATCTACTTCTTTCCCACGATACCATTGCACAGAGAGATTATTTGCCTAAGCTGTGCAACGTTCCTTATGAAGTGGACGAAGATGAAGATACCATCAAAATGGTTCAGCTTATTAAAAGCAACGATCCTTTA GGCGATCAAAAAAGCACAGAGCCCATTGTG GGGGCTACAATCAAAGCGGAAGAAGCAACTGGCAGAATACTTATTGCCCGCGTCATGCATGGTGGAGCAGCTGATCGATCAGGGCTAATATCAGTTGGAGATGAAATTATTGAAGTAAACGGTATCAATGTGGAGGGGAAATCTCCAAATGACGTACTCAGAAtcttg CAAATGGCTCAAAACACAATAACGTTCAAGTTAATACCCAATGAAAATCGGCAAATGTGCCGTGAATCTCGAATTCGTTTAAGGGCTCTTTTTGACTATGATCCTAGTGATGACAAGTATATTCCTTGTAAAGAGGCAGGTCTTCCTTTTGTCAAAGGAGAAATAATTCATATAGTGAGTCAAGATGATCCATACTGGTGGCAAGCAAGGAAAGAACAAGATCGGAATATGAGAGCAGGTCTTATTCCCAGTCGTGCACTTCAAGAAAGACGAATCGTGCAAGAAAGAAACGAAATTTCAAAAGAAGATCAAG AAAATGAGGAATTTGATAAGGATGAAATTGCTACATATGAAGAAGTTGCGAGACTATTTCCTAGACCTGGATCATATAGGCCTATTGTATTAATTGGACCACCGGGAGTGGGTCGAAATGAACTTAAAAGAAGAATCATTGCTTTAGATCCAGATAGACATAAAGCAACAGTTCCAC ATACTTCCAGGCCAAAAAAACCGGGTGAAGTGCATGGCACGGACTACTATTTTACAACAAGAGATCAAATGCAAGTTGATATTAATTTAGGCAAGTTCATAGAACATGGAGAGTATCGTGGAAATTTGTATGGTACTTCAACTGATGGGATACGAGATCTTATTCATGCTGGAATCCAACCTATCATTTGCCCCCATTATCAG GCTTTAAAGATGTTGAGAACTGCGGAATTAAAGCccttcattatatatattgaagccCCTCCTTTTGAAAGATTGAAAGAAACAAGGCATCAAGCATACGCACGCTCCACTTTTGATGAAACTAGTTCTAGGGCCTTTACG GATGAGGAATTCGTCACCATGATTCGTTTAGGACAAAAAGTAGAATCGCATTATGGACACTGGATTGATTTGACTATAGTGAATGAAGATCTGAATGAGGCATTTGAGCAATTAGTCAAGGCAATTCGGAGATTAGATCAAGATGCACATTGGGTTCCTGTGTCTTGGGTGCAATGA
- the metro gene encoding MAGUK p55 subfamily member 7 isoform X1 — protein MTGAHTNWTPDPAVGHLLHTLRRFRRLSDADEEEEFLESILQCRELNALVKAHNVILFCNQEQCPVVSNGCQIAGDVMEDIRPYALMIEECRELYGLLTTPHVKNLLLSHDTIAQRDYLPKLCNVPYEVDEDEDTIKMVQLIKSNDPLGDQKSTEPIVGATIKAEEATGRILIARVMHGGAADRSGLISVGDEIIEVNGINVEGKSPNDVLRILQMAQNTITFKLIPNENRQMCRESRIRLRALFDYDPSDDKYIPCKEAGLPFVKGEIIHIVSQDDPYWWQARKEQDRNMRAGLIPSRALQERRIVQERNEISKEDQGVPASLICGGLFSNSSSNNYNTMPDPSSYTLCTGNELSMNGKIKKVIYDLTENEEFDKDEIATYEEVARLFPRPGSYRPIVLIGPPGVGRNELKRRIIALDPDRHKATVPHTSRPKKPGEVHGTDYYFTTRDQMQVDINLGKFIEHGEYRGNLYGTSTDGIRDLIHAGIQPIICPHYQALKMLRTAELKPFIIYIEAPPFERLKETRHQAYARSTFDETSSRAFTDEEFVTMIRLGQKVESHYGHWIDLTIVNEDLNEAFEQLVKAIRRLDQDAHWVPVSWVQ, from the exons ATGACTGGAGCTCATACAAACTGGACTCCTGATCCCGCCGTGGGTCACTTGCTCCACACACTTCGCCGGTTCAGGAGATTGTCGGATGCAGATGAAGAAGAGGAATTCCTTGAGAGTATTCTTCAATGTCGAGAGCTAAATGCTCTCGTAAAGGCTCACAACGTCATACTTTTTTGCAATCAGGAGCAATGTCCAGTCGTTTCCAACGGCTGTCAAATTGCTGGAGATGTGATGGAGGATATTCGTCCCTATGCTCTAATGATTGAAGAATGTCGTGAGCTCTATGGGCTCTTGACTACACCCCATGTCAAA AATCTACTTCTTTCCCACGATACCATTGCACAGAGAGATTATTTGCCTAAGCTGTGCAACGTTCCTTATGAAGTGGACGAAGATGAAGATACCATCAAAATGGTTCAGCTTATTAAAAGCAACGATCCTTTA GGCGATCAAAAAAGCACAGAGCCCATTGTG GGGGCTACAATCAAAGCGGAAGAAGCAACTGGCAGAATACTTATTGCCCGCGTCATGCATGGTGGAGCAGCTGATCGATCAGGGCTAATATCAGTTGGAGATGAAATTATTGAAGTAAACGGTATCAATGTGGAGGGGAAATCTCCAAATGACGTACTCAGAAtcttg CAAATGGCTCAAAACACAATAACGTTCAAGTTAATACCCAATGAAAATCGGCAAATGTGCCGTGAATCTCGAATTCGTTTAAGGGCTCTTTTTGACTATGATCCTAGTGATGACAAGTATATTCCTTGTAAAGAGGCAGGTCTTCCTTTTGTCAAAGGAGAAATAATTCATATAGTGAGTCAAGATGATCCATACTGGTGGCAAGCAAGGAAAGAACAAGATCGGAATATGAGAGCAGGTCTTATTCCCAGTCGTGCACTTCAAGAAAGACGAATCGTGCAAGAAAGAAACGAAATTTCAAAAGAAGATCAAG GTGTTCCTGCTTCCCTCATTTGTGGTGGTTTATTCTCCAACTCTTCatccaataattataatacaatgcCTGATCCCTCTAGTTATACCCTATGCACTGGCAATGAGCTTTCTATGAacggaaaaattaaaaaagtaatttatgatTTAACAGAAAATGAGGAATTTGATAAGGATGAAATTGCTACATATGAAGAAGTTGCGAGACTATTTCCTAGACCTGGATCATATAGGCCTATTGTATTAATTGGACCACCGGGAGTGGGTCGAAATGAACTTAAAAGAAGAATCATTGCTTTAGATCCAGATAGACATAAAGCAACAGTTCCAC ATACTTCCAGGCCAAAAAAACCGGGTGAAGTGCATGGCACGGACTACTATTTTACAACAAGAGATCAAATGCAAGTTGATATTAATTTAGGCAAGTTCATAGAACATGGAGAGTATCGTGGAAATTTGTATGGTACTTCAACTGATGGGATACGAGATCTTATTCATGCTGGAATCCAACCTATCATTTGCCCCCATTATCAG GCTTTAAAGATGTTGAGAACTGCGGAATTAAAGCccttcattatatatattgaagccCCTCCTTTTGAAAGATTGAAAGAAACAAGGCATCAAGCATACGCACGCTCCACTTTTGATGAAACTAGTTCTAGGGCCTTTACG GATGAGGAATTCGTCACCATGATTCGTTTAGGACAAAAAGTAGAATCGCATTATGGACACTGGATTGATTTGACTATAGTGAATGAAGATCTGAATGAGGCATTTGAGCAATTAGTCAAGGCAATTCGGAGATTAGATCAAGATGCACATTGGGTTCCTGTGTCTTGGGTGCAATGA
- the LOC121117667 gene encoding neuronal calcium sensor 2: MGRGVSEFKASKVSIFILSLRYRLSLLWRYCSSSSSSCISNLLPIMGQKGSKDRLSKQDLDFLKTSTRYDENTIKEWYKGFKCDCPDGKLTPDSFMQIYSKCFPSGNANEFCDHVFRTFDTDKNGFIDFKEFLLAIDVTSSGCPEEKLNWAFSMYDVDGNGHIDLAEMTKIVKSIYNMMGPNQVNMDNFETPEARAEGIFKRMDVNADGRVTRQEFVRCCLEDQKLIELLTPRAS, from the exons ATGGGGCGCGGAGTGAGCGAGTTTAAGGCGAGCAAGGTGTCTATTTTTATCCTCTCCTTAAGATATAGACTTTCTCTATTATGGAGGTactgtagtagtagtagtagtagttgtaTTTCAAACTTGTTACCTATCATGGGTCAAAAAGGAAGCAAGGATCGCCTGAGTAAACAGGACCTCGATTTCTTAAAGACAAGTACTCGATACGACGAAAACACCATCAAAGAGTGGTATAAGGGATTTAAATGTGATTGTCCTGATGGAAAGCTCACTCCTGACTCCTTTATGCAAATATACAGCAAGTGCTTTCCAAGTGGGAACGCCAACGAGTTTTGCGATCATGTTTTTCGAACCTTTGATACCGACAAAAATGGATTCATCGACTTTAAGGAATTCCTTTTAGCCATTGACGTCACATCCTCTGGGTGTCCTGAAGAAAAACTCAATTGGGCGTTCAG CATGTATGATGTGGACGGGAACGGTCATATTGATCTCGCAGAAATGACTAAGATAGTTAAATCCATTTACAACATGATGGGTCCTAATCAAGTTAACATGGATAACTTTGAAACCCCTGAGGCGAGAGCCGAAGGAATCTTCAAGAGAATGGATGTTAATGCAGATGGAAGAGTCACTAGACAAGAGTTTGTTCGATGTTGTCTAGAAGACCAAAAATTGATTGAGCTTCTTACTCCTCGCGcctcttaa